The Neobacillus sp. PS3-34 genome has a window encoding:
- a CDS encoding DUF2164 domain-containing protein: MFINFSKQQKDQMLSDIQRFFYEERDEEIGILAAENVLEFFKKHIRPHFYNEGIRDSKKMIDEKLGTLEEDFYLLERPVK, encoded by the coding sequence GTGTTTATAAATTTTTCAAAACAACAGAAAGATCAAATGCTTTCTGATATACAAAGGTTTTTCTATGAAGAAAGAGATGAGGAGATTGGAATCCTTGCTGCAGAAAACGTGCTGGAATTTTTCAAAAAGCATATACGCCCTCATTTTTATAATGAAGGGATAAGAGATTCAAAGAAGATGATTGATGAAAAGCTCGGTACATTAGAAGAAGACTTTTATTTACTTGAAAGACCGGTAAAATAG